In the genome of Panthera uncia isolate 11264 chromosome B3 unlocalized genomic scaffold, Puncia_PCG_1.0 HiC_scaffold_1, whole genome shotgun sequence, one region contains:
- the CCPG1 gene encoding cell cycle progression protein 1 isoform X2, which produces MSENSSDSDSSCGWTVINHEGSDIEMVNSEHGTASDSCELAPECTSLEQEELQVLQSEQGESSQNGTVLMGETAYPALEETKSALEREEKSSEDHVYFGTVSDDSDIVTLEPPKLEEMGNQEAIIVEEAQSPEDFNMGSSSSSQYTFCQPETVFSSQPSDDESSSDETSHQPSPAFRRRRVRKKTVSSSDSEERLLPEQETEPSKELHKRQFSSGLNKCVILALVIAISMGFGHFYGTIQIQKRQQLVRKIHEDELNDMKDYLSQCQQEQESFIDYKSLKENLARCRALTEEEKMAFETQKKNLDTENQYLRISLEKEEEVLSSLQEELRKLREQIRLLEDKGTGTELVTENQKLKQHLEEEKLKTHSFLNQRETLLAEAKMLRKELERERLITMALKVELQQLSSSESYGNPDSPNVLTEKKEIEVLRERLTELEQKLNFEQQRSDLWERLYIEAKDQNVKQETDGKKKGSRGNHRAKNKSKETFLGSVKETFDAMKNSTKEFVRHHKEKIKQAKEAVKENLKKFSDSVKSTFRHFKDTTKNIFDEKGNKRFGATKEEAAKKPTVFSEYLHPQYKSRTQNQNNRGPTMQREGRKEKPIHFEEFRKNTKSQKCSSEHDCSANFDSFRKSCSGVFECAQQESINLFNMKVLNPVRIDEFRQLIERYLLEKLDSFHHWKELDQFINKFFLNGVFIHDQKLFTDFVNDVKDYLKDMKEYQVDNDGVFEKLDGYIYRHFFGHTLSPPYGPSRPDKKQRMVNIENSRHRKQEQKHPQPQPYKREEPVDL; this is translated from the exons GGGTCTGATATAGAGATGGTGAATTCTGAACATGGCACAGCCAGTGACAGCTGTGAGCTCGCTCCAGAATGCACATCTTTAGAGCAAGAGGAGCTACAAGTATTACAATCAGAGCAAGGAG AGAGTAGCCAAAATGGCACAGTGTTAATGGGAGAAACTGCTTATCCAGCTTTGGAGGAAACGAAGTCAGCACTTGAG agagaagaaaagtcgTCGGAAGACCATGTCTATTTTGGAACTGTCAGTGATGATTCTGATATTGTTACCCTTGAGCCACCTAAGTTAGAAGAAATGGGAAATCAGGAGGCTATAATTGTTGAAGAAGCACAGAGTCCAGAAGACTTTAACATGGGCTCTTCTTCTAGCAGCCAGTATACATTCTGTCAGCCAGAAACTG tattttcatcCCAGCCTAGCGATGACGAATCAAGTAGCGATGAGACCAGTCATCAGCCTAGTCCTGCCTTTAGACGACGCCGTGTTAGGAAGAAGACTGTTTCTAGTTCTGACTCTGAAGAACGGCTACTCCCCGAACAAGAAACCGAACCCTCTAAGGAGTTGCATAAACGCCAGTTCAGCAGTGGTCTCAATAAATGTGTTATACTTGCTCTGGTGATTGCAATCAGCATGGGATTTGGACATTTCTATG gCACAATTCAGATTCAGAAGCGTCAACAGTTAGTCAGAAAGATACATGAAGATGAATTGAATGATATGAAGGATTATCTTTCCCAATGTCAACAGGAACAAGAATCTTTTATAGATTATAAG tCATTAAAGGAAAACCTTGCAAGATGTCGGGCCCTTACTGAAGAAGAGAAGATGGCCTttgaaactcagaaaaagaaCCTTGATACAGAAAATCAGTATTTAAGAATATctctggagaaggaagaagaagtcTTATCTTCATTACAGGAAGAGTTAAGGAAACTAAGAGAACAGATTAGGCTATTGGAAGATAAAGGGACAGGTACTGAATTAGTTACAGAAAATCAGAAACTTAAGCAGCatctggaagaagaaaagctGAAGACACACAGCTTCCTTAATCAAAGGGAGACTCTTTTAGCAGAAGCAAAGATGCTAAGGAAGGAACTGGAGAGAGAACGACTGATAACCATGGCTTTAAAGGTGGAACTCCAGCAGTTAAGCTCTAGTGAATCATATGGCAACCCAGACTCTCCGAATGTATTgactgaaaaaaaggaaatagaggtcTTACGGGAAAGACTCACTGAGCTGGAGCAGAAGCTAAACTTTGAACAGCAGCGTTCTGATTTGTGGGAAAGGCTGTATATTGAGGCAAaagatcaaaatgtaaaacaagaaactgatggaaaaaagaaagggagcagAGGAAACCACAGGGCTAAAAATAAgtcaaaggaaacatttttggGTTCAGTTAAGGAAACATTTGATGCCATGAAGAATTCTACCAAGGAGTTTGTGAGacatcataaagaaaaaattaaacaagctAAAGAAGCTGtgaaagaaaacctgaaaaagtTTTCAGATTCAGTTAAATCCACTTTCAGGCATTTCAAAGATACCACCAAGAATATCTTTGATGAAAAGGGCAATAAAAGATTTGGTGCAACAAAAGAAGAAGCAGCTAAAAAACCGACAGTCTTTAGTGAATATTTACACCCACAGTATAAGTCACGTACACAAAACCAGAATAATAGAGGCCCTACTATgcaaagagagggaaggaaagaaaagccaattCACTttgaagaatttagaaaaaatacaaaatcacagAAATGCAGTTCTGAGCATGACTGTAGTGCAAATTTTGATTCTTTCAGAAAGTCTTGTTCTGGTGTATTTGAATGTGCTCAACAGGAATCCATTAACCTTTTTaatatgaaagtgttgaatcctGTAAGGATAGATGAATTTAGACAGTTAATTGAAAGGTATTTGTTAGAAAAACTGGATAGTTTTCATCACTGGAAAGAACTTGATCAGTTCATCAATAAGTTTTTCCTAAATGGTGTCTTTATACATGATCAGAAGCTCTTCACAGACTTTGTTAATGATGTTAAAGATTATCTTAAAGACATGAAGGAATATCAAGTAGATAATGATGGAGTGTTTGAGAAgttggatggatatatatatagaCACTTCTTTGGTCACACTCTTTCCCCTCCATATGGACCCAG TCGACCAGATAAAAAGCAACGTATGGTAAATATTGAAAACTCCAGGCATCGAAAACAAGAGCAGAAGCACCCTCAGCCACAACCTTATAAAAGGGAAG AGCCCGTTGACTTGTGA
- the CCPG1 gene encoding cell cycle progression protein 1 isoform X1 — MSENSSDSDSSCGWTVINHEGSDIEMVNSEHGTASDSCELAPECTSLEQEELQVLQSEQGESSQNGTVLMGETAYPALEETKSALEREEKSSEDHVYFGTVSDDSDIVTLEPPKLEEMGNQEAIIVEEAQSPEDFNMGSSSSSQYTFCQPETVFSSQPSDDESSSDETSHQPSPAFRRRRVRKKTVSSSDSEERLLPEQETEPSKELHKRQFSSGLNKCVILALVIAISMGFGHFYGTIQIQKRQQLVRKIHEDELNDMKDYLSQCQQEQESFIDYKSLKENLARCRALTEEEKMAFETQKKNLDTENQYLRISLEKEEEVLSSLQEELRKLREQIRLLEDKGTGTELVTENQKLKQHLEEEKLKTHSFLNQRETLLAEAKMLRKELERERLITMALKVELQQLSSSESYGNPDSPNVLTEKKEIEVLRERLTELEQKLNFEQQRSDLWERLYIEAKDQNVKQETDGKKKGSRGNHRAKNKSKETFLGSVKETFDAMKNSTKEFVRHHKEKIKQAKEAVKENLKKFSDSVKSTFRHFKDTTKNIFDEKGNKRFGATKEEAAKKPTVFSEYLHPQYKSRTQNQNNRGPTMQREGRKEKPIHFEEFRKNTKSQKCSSEHDCSANFDSFRKSCSGVFECAQQESINLFNMKVLNPVRIDEFRQLIERYLLEKLDSFHHWKELDQFINKFFLNGVFIHDQKLFTDFVNDVKDYLKDMKEYQVDNDGVFEKLDGYIYRHFFGHTLSPPYGPSRPDKKQRMVNIENSRHRKQEQKHPQPQPYKREGKWHKYGRTNGRHMANLEIELGQLPFDPKY, encoded by the exons GGGTCTGATATAGAGATGGTGAATTCTGAACATGGCACAGCCAGTGACAGCTGTGAGCTCGCTCCAGAATGCACATCTTTAGAGCAAGAGGAGCTACAAGTATTACAATCAGAGCAAGGAG AGAGTAGCCAAAATGGCACAGTGTTAATGGGAGAAACTGCTTATCCAGCTTTGGAGGAAACGAAGTCAGCACTTGAG agagaagaaaagtcgTCGGAAGACCATGTCTATTTTGGAACTGTCAGTGATGATTCTGATATTGTTACCCTTGAGCCACCTAAGTTAGAAGAAATGGGAAATCAGGAGGCTATAATTGTTGAAGAAGCACAGAGTCCAGAAGACTTTAACATGGGCTCTTCTTCTAGCAGCCAGTATACATTCTGTCAGCCAGAAACTG tattttcatcCCAGCCTAGCGATGACGAATCAAGTAGCGATGAGACCAGTCATCAGCCTAGTCCTGCCTTTAGACGACGCCGTGTTAGGAAGAAGACTGTTTCTAGTTCTGACTCTGAAGAACGGCTACTCCCCGAACAAGAAACCGAACCCTCTAAGGAGTTGCATAAACGCCAGTTCAGCAGTGGTCTCAATAAATGTGTTATACTTGCTCTGGTGATTGCAATCAGCATGGGATTTGGACATTTCTATG gCACAATTCAGATTCAGAAGCGTCAACAGTTAGTCAGAAAGATACATGAAGATGAATTGAATGATATGAAGGATTATCTTTCCCAATGTCAACAGGAACAAGAATCTTTTATAGATTATAAG tCATTAAAGGAAAACCTTGCAAGATGTCGGGCCCTTACTGAAGAAGAGAAGATGGCCTttgaaactcagaaaaagaaCCTTGATACAGAAAATCAGTATTTAAGAATATctctggagaaggaagaagaagtcTTATCTTCATTACAGGAAGAGTTAAGGAAACTAAGAGAACAGATTAGGCTATTGGAAGATAAAGGGACAGGTACTGAATTAGTTACAGAAAATCAGAAACTTAAGCAGCatctggaagaagaaaagctGAAGACACACAGCTTCCTTAATCAAAGGGAGACTCTTTTAGCAGAAGCAAAGATGCTAAGGAAGGAACTGGAGAGAGAACGACTGATAACCATGGCTTTAAAGGTGGAACTCCAGCAGTTAAGCTCTAGTGAATCATATGGCAACCCAGACTCTCCGAATGTATTgactgaaaaaaaggaaatagaggtcTTACGGGAAAGACTCACTGAGCTGGAGCAGAAGCTAAACTTTGAACAGCAGCGTTCTGATTTGTGGGAAAGGCTGTATATTGAGGCAAaagatcaaaatgtaaaacaagaaactgatggaaaaaagaaagggagcagAGGAAACCACAGGGCTAAAAATAAgtcaaaggaaacatttttggGTTCAGTTAAGGAAACATTTGATGCCATGAAGAATTCTACCAAGGAGTTTGTGAGacatcataaagaaaaaattaaacaagctAAAGAAGCTGtgaaagaaaacctgaaaaagtTTTCAGATTCAGTTAAATCCACTTTCAGGCATTTCAAAGATACCACCAAGAATATCTTTGATGAAAAGGGCAATAAAAGATTTGGTGCAACAAAAGAAGAAGCAGCTAAAAAACCGACAGTCTTTAGTGAATATTTACACCCACAGTATAAGTCACGTACACAAAACCAGAATAATAGAGGCCCTACTATgcaaagagagggaaggaaagaaaagccaattCACTttgaagaatttagaaaaaatacaaaatcacagAAATGCAGTTCTGAGCATGACTGTAGTGCAAATTTTGATTCTTTCAGAAAGTCTTGTTCTGGTGTATTTGAATGTGCTCAACAGGAATCCATTAACCTTTTTaatatgaaagtgttgaatcctGTAAGGATAGATGAATTTAGACAGTTAATTGAAAGGTATTTGTTAGAAAAACTGGATAGTTTTCATCACTGGAAAGAACTTGATCAGTTCATCAATAAGTTTTTCCTAAATGGTGTCTTTATACATGATCAGAAGCTCTTCACAGACTTTGTTAATGATGTTAAAGATTATCTTAAAGACATGAAGGAATATCAAGTAGATAATGATGGAGTGTTTGAGAAgttggatggatatatatatagaCACTTCTTTGGTCACACTCTTTCCCCTCCATATGGACCCAG TCGACCAGATAAAAAGCAACGTATGGTAAATATTGAAAACTCCAGGCATCGAAAACAAGAGCAGAAGCACCCTCAGCCACAACCTTATAAAAGGGAAGGTAAATGGCATAAATATGGTCGCACTAATGGAAGACACATGGCAAATCTTGAAATAGAATTGGGGCAGTTACCTTTTGACCCTAAATATTGA